One Mesorhizobium loti genomic window carries:
- a CDS encoding oxidoreductase domain-containing protein, whose product MAKKLGTGKLGIGVIGCGNISKAYFSLAPLFRGIEMRACADINMDAARARAKEFKLRAETVDDLLKADDIDIIVNLTIPAVHYEVSKRVLDAGKHVYSEKPFVLSLKEGQDLKARAEKKGLRIGSAPDTFLGGAHQLVRELIDEGKLGKITSGTCHVMGHGMEHWHPNPDFFFQPGAGPVLDIGPYYITNLIQLIGPVKQVAAFATTPAKERTISSKPRAGEKIPVNTPTTIHGLLEFENGAVVTLNTSWDVWAHGHAPMELYGEAGTVFVPDPNFFGGDVRFTEEGKPVKKLPKWKHPLGVPNEMHGQGMMANYRTSGLADMALAIVEGRPHRCSLELALHAVDVMTGILRSGETGKFVAMQTTCERPAALGVKAAKELLAEKK is encoded by the coding sequence ATGGCAAAGAAGTTGGGTACTGGGAAACTGGGTATTGGCGTCATCGGCTGCGGCAACATCTCGAAAGCGTATTTCTCGCTGGCGCCGCTGTTTCGCGGGATCGAGATGCGCGCCTGCGCCGACATCAACATGGACGCGGCCAGGGCGCGGGCGAAGGAATTCAAGCTGCGCGCCGAGACTGTCGACGACCTGCTCAAGGCCGACGACATCGACATTATCGTCAACCTGACGATACCGGCGGTGCATTACGAGGTGTCGAAACGGGTGCTCGACGCCGGCAAGCACGTCTATTCGGAAAAGCCGTTCGTGCTGTCACTCAAGGAGGGCCAGGACCTCAAGGCGCGGGCCGAGAAGAAGGGGCTGCGCATCGGTTCGGCGCCCGACACCTTCCTCGGCGGCGCGCACCAACTGGTGCGTGAGCTGATCGACGAGGGCAAGCTCGGCAAGATCACCAGCGGCACCTGCCATGTCATGGGCCACGGCATGGAGCACTGGCACCCCAATCCGGATTTCTTCTTCCAGCCGGGCGCCGGGCCGGTGCTCGATATCGGGCCGTACTACATCACCAATCTGATCCAGCTGATCGGGCCGGTGAAGCAGGTGGCGGCTTTCGCGACAACCCCTGCCAAGGAGCGGACGATTTCATCGAAACCGCGCGCGGGCGAAAAGATCCCGGTCAACACGCCGACCACCATCCACGGGTTGCTCGAGTTCGAGAACGGCGCCGTGGTGACGCTCAACACCAGCTGGGATGTCTGGGCTCACGGCCACGCACCGATGGAACTCTACGGCGAGGCGGGCACGGTGTTCGTGCCGGATCCGAATTTCTTCGGCGGCGACGTGCGCTTCACCGAAGAGGGCAAGCCGGTCAAGAAACTGCCGAAATGGAAGCATCCGCTTGGCGTGCCGAATGAGATGCACGGCCAGGGCATGATGGCCAATTACCGCACATCAGGCCTCGCCGACATGGCGCTGGCGATCGTCGAGGGGCGGCCGCACCGCTGTTCGTTGGAACTGGCGCTGCATGCCGTCGATGTCATGACCGGCATCCTGCGCTCCGGCGAGACAGGAAAATTCGTCGCCATGCAGACCACGTGCGAGCGGCCGGCCGCGCTTGGCGTCAAGGCGGCCAAGGAACTGCTGGCCGAGAAAAAGTAG
- a CDS encoding xylose isomerase domain-containing protein, whose translation MNWSFQLYSARNFQPWEGVLATLGKLGYTQVEGFGGVYENPKAFRAELDKNGLSMPTGHFSIDALEKDFDGVRRTAEALGIKLVICPYLMAEDRPSDAAGWRGFGERLAKVGEVASKAGYGFAWHNHDFEFKALADGSVPQDHILSAAPAIGWEMDLAWVVRGGADPLPWIEKHGKRIVAVHVKDIARPGEGLDEDGWSDVGHGTIDWAGLIKLLRAKSAAKYFVMEQDNPNDIERFARRSLASVKAY comes from the coding sequence ATGAACTGGTCATTCCAACTTTACAGCGCCCGCAACTTCCAGCCCTGGGAAGGCGTGCTCGCCACACTCGGCAAGCTCGGCTACACGCAAGTCGAAGGCTTCGGTGGCGTCTATGAAAATCCCAAAGCCTTCCGCGCCGAACTCGACAAGAACGGCCTTTCGATGCCGACCGGGCATTTCTCCATCGATGCGCTGGAAAAGGATTTCGACGGCGTGCGCAGGACAGCCGAAGCGCTCGGCATCAAGCTTGTGATCTGCCCCTATCTGATGGCCGAGGACAGGCCGTCCGATGCCGCCGGCTGGCGCGGCTTCGGCGAACGCCTGGCCAAGGTTGGCGAGGTGGCCTCGAAGGCCGGCTACGGCTTTGCCTGGCACAACCACGATTTCGAGTTCAAGGCACTCGCCGACGGTTCGGTGCCGCAGGATCACATCCTGTCTGCCGCCCCCGCTATCGGTTGGGAGATGGACCTCGCCTGGGTGGTGCGCGGTGGCGCCGATCCGCTGCCCTGGATCGAAAAGCATGGCAAGCGCATCGTCGCCGTGCATGTGAAGGACATCGCCAGGCCGGGCGAAGGACTGGATGAGGATGGCTGGTCGGATGTCGGCCATGGCACGATCGACTGGGCCGGCCTGATCAAACTGTTGCGGGCCAAAAGCGCGGCAAAGTACTTTGTCATGGAACAGGACAATCCCAACGACATCGAGCGCTTCGCCCGCCGCTCGCTCGCATCCGTCAAGGCTTACTAG
- a CDS encoding aldo/keto reductase, with product MPYIAAENRYEKMIYNRCGRSGLKLPAISLGLWHNFGNDTPHKTKQAIARKAFDLGITHFDLANNYGPPPGSAETAFGEILRTDFAGYRDELIISTKAGYEMWAGPYGEWGGRKYMLASLDQSLKRMGLDYVDIFYSHRFDPDTPLEETMGALDHAVRSGKALYAGISSYNSQRTREAADILKQLGTPCVIHQPSYSMLNRWVEEDGLLDTLEGLGVGSIVFSPLAQGMLTDKYLGGIPEGSRASQGKSLKSAFINERTITNIKALNAIAGKRGQTLAQMALAWVLRKGKVTSALIGASRPEQVEDCVGALKVLDFSDAELAEIDSYARESDINLWAASAERKGPPRK from the coding sequence ATGCCCTACATCGCCGCCGAAAACCGCTACGAAAAAATGATCTACAACCGTTGCGGACGGTCCGGCCTCAAACTGCCGGCGATCTCGCTTGGGCTGTGGCACAATTTCGGCAATGACACGCCGCACAAGACCAAGCAGGCGATCGCCCGCAAGGCCTTCGATCTCGGTATCACCCATTTCGACCTCGCCAACAATTACGGGCCGCCGCCCGGCTCGGCCGAGACCGCTTTCGGCGAAATCCTGCGCACCGATTTTGCCGGATATCGCGATGAGCTGATCATCTCGACCAAGGCTGGCTACGAGATGTGGGCGGGGCCCTATGGCGAATGGGGCGGGCGCAAATACATGCTGGCCAGTCTCGATCAGAGCCTGAAGCGGATGGGGCTCGACTATGTCGATATCTTCTACTCGCACCGCTTCGATCCCGACACCCCGCTGGAAGAAACGATGGGCGCGCTCGACCATGCGGTGCGCTCGGGCAAGGCGCTCTATGCCGGCATCTCGTCCTACAATTCGCAGCGCACCCGCGAGGCCGCCGATATATTGAAGCAGCTCGGCACACCCTGCGTCATCCACCAGCCGAGCTATTCGATGCTGAACCGCTGGGTCGAGGAGGACGGTCTGCTCGATACGCTGGAGGGACTCGGCGTCGGTTCCATCGTGTTCTCGCCGCTGGCGCAAGGCATGCTGACCGACAAATATCTCGGCGGCATCCCCGAAGGCAGCCGCGCCTCGCAGGGCAAGTCGCTGAAGTCGGCCTTCATCAACGAGCGCACCATCACCAACATCAAGGCGCTCAACGCCATTGCCGGCAAGCGTGGGCAGACGCTGGCGCAGATGGCGCTGGCCTGGGTGCTGCGCAAGGGCAAGGTGACGTCGGCGCTGATCGGCGCCAGCCGGCCGGAGCAGGTCGAGGACTGCGTCGGTGCACTGAAGGTGCTCGACTTCAGCGATGCCGAATTGGCCGAGATCGACAGCTACGCGCGCGAATCCGACATCAATCTGTGGGCGGCCTCTGCCG
- a CDS encoding Binding-protein-dependent transporter inner membrane component — MQRSWRQRFHLPAVIGTIPMILVAVGVFVIGIGFSVLWSFTSSKLFPTYDFVGLAQYRRLWADSRWLVSVNNIWFFGLMSISCNMVFGYLLAVFMDQRIRQEDLFRSIFLYPFAMSLIVTGLVWQWVLDPNLGLQAAMRNLGWSSFSFAPLVDANTAIYALVVAGIWQGSGVTMAILLAGLRGVDEEIWKAARVDGIPTWRTHLSIVAPMMKGAFATAFVLQCVGVVRVYDLVIAMTGGGPGIATSMPAVYVIQLITVRQNVGQGMAAATMMLLPVLVVLGFSGLVLWRRNRRQEARV, encoded by the coding sequence ATGCAGAGGAGTTGGAGGCAGAGATTTCACCTGCCCGCCGTCATCGGCACGATACCGATGATTCTCGTTGCCGTCGGCGTGTTCGTGATCGGTATCGGCTTTTCGGTGCTCTGGTCTTTCACCAGCTCCAAGCTCTTCCCAACCTACGACTTCGTCGGCCTGGCGCAATACAGGCGCCTTTGGGCCGATAGCCGCTGGCTGGTCTCGGTCAACAACATCTGGTTCTTCGGCCTGATGTCCATCAGCTGCAACATGGTGTTCGGCTATCTGCTCGCCGTTTTCATGGACCAGCGCATCCGCCAGGAAGACCTGTTCCGCTCGATCTTCCTCTATCCCTTCGCCATGTCGCTGATCGTCACCGGCCTTGTGTGGCAATGGGTGCTCGATCCCAATCTCGGCCTGCAGGCGGCAATGCGCAATCTGGGCTGGTCGAGCTTCAGCTTCGCCCCTCTGGTTGACGCCAACACCGCGATCTACGCGCTGGTCGTGGCGGGCATCTGGCAGGGCTCGGGCGTGACGATGGCGATCCTGCTTGCCGGCCTACGCGGCGTCGACGAGGAAATCTGGAAAGCGGCGAGGGTCGACGGCATCCCGACATGGCGCACGCATCTGTCGATCGTCGCGCCGATGATGAAGGGCGCCTTCGCCACCGCCTTCGTTCTGCAATGTGTCGGCGTGGTGCGCGTCTATGATCTGGTCATTGCCATGACGGGCGGCGGTCCCGGCATCGCCACCTCGATGCCGGCGGTCTATGTGATCCAGCTCATCACCGTGCGCCAGAATGTCGGCCAGGGCATGGCCGCGGCGACGATGATGTTGTTGCCGGTGCTGGTCGTGCTGGGTTTCAGCGGACTTGTGCTGTGGCGGCGAAATCGCCGGCAGGAGGCGCGCGTATGA
- a CDS encoding sugar ABC transporter: protein MDMAQNGTSVSIQDLSLNFGAVSVLKTLNLDVAEGEFVVLLGPSGCGKSTLLNCVAGLLDISEGRIFIKGKNVTWEEPKDRGIGMVFQSYALYPQMTVEKNLSFGLRVAGLPKEEIAKRIARAAEILQIEPLLQRKPSALSGGQRQRVAIGRALVRDVDVFLFDEPLSNLDAKLRSELRVEIKLLHRKLQNTMIYVTHDQIEAMTLADRIAVMKGGVIQQLDAPQTIYNRPVNRFVAGFLGSPAMNFIDGRLEKDKGDWYFVVEDVRIPLATYAFEKEPVPGPAVFGMRPEHVAFNSGTGWPFTADANVEVVEPMGSDTLVWLKLGKQNFTVRVTSERTPRNADAVSIGFDPMRASLFDAQTGNRL from the coding sequence ATGGATATGGCGCAAAACGGTACCAGCGTATCGATCCAGGACCTGTCGCTGAATTTCGGCGCGGTGTCGGTTCTGAAGACGCTCAATCTCGATGTCGCCGAAGGCGAATTCGTCGTGCTTTTAGGCCCCTCCGGCTGCGGCAAGTCGACCTTGCTCAACTGCGTGGCCGGCCTGCTCGATATCTCTGAAGGTCGCATCTTCATCAAAGGCAAGAACGTCACCTGGGAAGAGCCGAAGGATCGTGGCATCGGCATGGTGTTCCAGTCCTACGCGCTCTATCCGCAGATGACGGTGGAAAAGAACCTGTCCTTCGGCCTGCGTGTCGCAGGCCTGCCCAAGGAGGAAATCGCCAAACGCATCGCGCGCGCCGCGGAGATCCTGCAGATCGAGCCGCTGTTGCAGCGCAAGCCCTCGGCGCTTTCCGGCGGCCAGCGCCAGCGCGTGGCGATCGGGCGGGCGCTGGTGCGCGATGTCGACGTCTTCCTGTTCGACGAACCGCTGTCCAACCTCGATGCCAAATTGCGCTCGGAGCTGCGCGTCGAGATCAAACTGCTGCATCGCAAACTGCAGAACACCATGATCTATGTCACCCACGACCAGATCGAGGCGATGACGCTCGCCGACCGCATCGCGGTGATGAAGGGCGGCGTCATCCAGCAGCTCGACGCGCCGCAGACCATCTACAACCGCCCGGTCAACCGCTTCGTCGCCGGCTTCCTCGGTTCGCCGGCGATGAACTTCATCGACGGCAGGCTGGAGAAGGACAAGGGCGACTGGTATTTCGTCGTCGAGGATGTGCGCATCCCGCTCGCGACCTACGCCTTCGAGAAAGAACCGGTGCCGGGGCCGGCCGTATTCGGCATGCGGCCCGAGCATGTCGCCTTCAACAGCGGCACCGGCTGGCCGTTTACGGCTGACGCAAATGTCGAAGTCGTCGAACCGATGGGCTCCGACACGCTGGTCTGGCTGAAGCTCGGCAAGCAGAATTTCACCGTCCGGGTGACATCGGAGCGCACGCCCAGGAATGCGGATGCGGTGAGCATCGGCTTCGATCCGATGCGGGCCTCGCTTTTCGATGCCCAAACCGGCAACCGCCTCTAA
- a CDS encoding ABC transporter permease: MTAGQITANQPGQDALEQAGVAPFGPRPRRVSPGRIGIYVFLVIAALFFLIPVYIMIVTSLKGMPEIRLGHLFSLPAEPTFQPWADAWLHACTGRDCNGLSPGFYNSLKITVPSVIISIICASINGYALTFWPYKGANLLFGLLVFGAFVPYQVVIYPLIIGLSSVGLFATLPGIIIIHTIFGMPILTLLFRNFYAALPVELFKAARVDGAGFWRIFFSIMLPMSVPITVVAVILQVTGIWNDFLFGIVFAGRSNWPMTVQLNNIVNTTTGVREYNVNMAATILTAAVPLIIYFVSGRWFVRGIAAGAVKG, translated from the coding sequence ATGACCGCCGGCCAGATCACCGCAAATCAACCCGGCCAGGACGCGTTGGAACAGGCCGGCGTGGCGCCCTTCGGGCCGAGACCGCGGCGCGTATCGCCTGGCCGTATCGGCATCTACGTCTTCCTGGTCATTGCTGCTCTCTTCTTCCTCATCCCGGTCTACATCATGATCGTCACATCGCTGAAGGGGATGCCGGAGATCAGGCTGGGACATCTTTTCAGCCTTCCGGCAGAGCCGACCTTTCAGCCCTGGGCCGACGCATGGCTCCATGCCTGCACCGGCCGCGACTGCAACGGCCTGAGCCCCGGCTTCTACAATTCGCTGAAGATCACCGTGCCGAGCGTGATCATCTCGATCATCTGCGCTTCGATCAACGGTTACGCGCTGACCTTCTGGCCATACAAGGGCGCCAATCTGCTGTTCGGCTTGCTCGTCTTCGGTGCCTTCGTGCCTTATCAGGTCGTCATCTATCCGCTGATCATCGGACTGAGTTCGGTCGGGTTGTTCGCGACCCTTCCCGGCATCATCATCATTCATACGATCTTCGGCATGCCCATCCTGACGCTGCTGTTCCGCAATTTCTACGCGGCATTGCCGGTCGAGCTGTTCAAGGCGGCGCGGGTCGACGGTGCCGGGTTCTGGCGCATCTTCTTCTCCATCATGCTGCCGATGTCGGTGCCGATCACCGTCGTCGCCGTCATCCTGCAAGTCACCGGCATCTGGAACGACTTCCTGTTCGGCATCGTGTTCGCCGGCCGGTCCAACTGGCCGATGACGGTGCAGCTCAACAACATCGTCAACACCACGACCGGCGTGAGGGAATACAATGTCAACATGGCGGCCACCATTCTGACGGCGGCGGTACCTCTGATCATCTACTTCGTCTCCGGAAGATGGTTCGTGCGCGGCATCGCAGCCGGCGCGGTGAAAGGCTGA